Genomic DNA from Niallia circulans:
TAGCTTCATAATTCCCTTTACTTATTTGATACGTTTCATGATAAATTCCTACTGCATCATTGTTACCTACTTTTTGGTTGAAAGACTTCCAAGCAGTCAAATGCTTTTCATTATGAGCATAAGCAAGCAGGTCTTCGACTGAACGCCAATATTGAATCATCGCAGTTGTTTTCATGCCGAAATAACTTTCCATCGATAAAAATCCTAGCTCCTCTTTATTAGTATAAAGCTCCTTAATCATTCCAGGCATGGCTGAAAAAACTGGTAACCACTTATGCATTGCGAGTCGCTTGTTAATTCTCATTCCAATGATGAAAACGACAATATCCTCAGTATTGTCAATCGTATAACGCCCGGTATAAATGTGGTTGGTCATCACTAATTCTCCTCCTATAAAAATTTATTAAGAGTATACTCACACCAGTCTATCGCTGCTTTCGTAGTTCTTTTTCCATAATCCAATGTACACAGCCAATAAATGGAATCCTCGTCGTTATCTGTGTGATTGATAATAGCCTGTTCTATAGATAAATAGGTTTGATAACGTTCTTCAAGTTCTTGCTTATAATTCTGTAGCAGCAACACCTTATTTTCCCGATCTTGATAGCGGCCAAAAAATAATTTAAGCAAAACTTCATTTCGCTCAGTTGGTAAGTGTTCAATCGGCTTTACCAACCAATTCTTTAAAACCTCTAATCCCTTCGATGTTAAATAGTATTCATTACTATCTGGTTTTCCAGTGCCAGAAGAAGTACGAACTTCAGCTAATTCCTCTTGGGCAATTAATTTTAGAGCTGGATAAATTTGACCATAACTAATTTTCCAAAAGTGATTCAAGCTCTGATCAATGAACTGTTTTATCGCATAACCAGATTTACAATCGGTAGTTAATATTCCTAATATTGCATATGTCGTAGCGTTATAACTTTTCAATTATGTTCTCACACCTATCTAAAAGATATATATCATTTAGATACATAATAATAAATTCAAACAAAAAGCGCAAGATTATTTTCAGAAAAGTTAAAAATAAAGAGAAAAAGACAATGCCTTTACTTTAGCAAAGTGCTCCTATAATAAAAGAACTGCATAAAAGAGAAGAGGTTTGTTTGGTTTTTTCCACAATCAGGCAATTTTTGTGATAATATTCAGTAAGGAATGGATGTGTAGAGGAGAAATTGAATGAAGTATTTTGTAGATGATGACCGTTGGGATGTAACGGGCTATGTAAATGAGCTGAAAAAACTATTACCCAGTTTTAATAAAGAGACATCGACCTTTTTAAAATGTCGCTCATTCCATGATGGAAAGGTTGTTTCTCTTACTGTTTTGAACCAGGAGAACGGAAATACAAAAGACCCGACTACAATCAAAATGGTCATAGAGCATGCTGATGAGGATTGCGGGATCTTTGAAATACAATGGAAAAATGTTCGTAAGTTCTTAATGGATTATGATATTAAAAGAAATGTTTATAGTAATGTTCCTAATAAAATTGCCTTCGGTGGGACAAGAGGACTTGATGAATGGGGCTACGATGAAATTCTACCGTTGAGTAAAAGGAAATTACAACATGAAATTCTTTTATTCTCACAAACAACAATACTTATCCATTGTTCGGATATTAAAATAAGAAAAATAAAAGCCTAGCGAACAAGATGTAATAAGCTAGTTCCTCAGAGAATAGAAGTTGAGTTAATTGTTAGGAAGTGCACATTAAATTAATGTAGGCGGTCCAGTAAGGATTCATGCTCATTTTAATTTCGGTACTAACAAAACAGGATTGCACAAGAAGGAAAATTGAGAAGGAATTTGACATGATATTTTTGTAAAAGACATAAAAGTTTTCTTTTGAAATAAGGAGTGTAAGTATGGGGGTTTGGGGAACCGCAATTTTATCAAATGATTTAGCAGATGATATAAAATTTAGATACAGAGACTTATTAGGCGATAATTATTCAGATGTAATAGCTAGTAAAATTGTCATTGAAGAATTCCTTAAAGAGTTAGATGATGAAGAAATTACGGCATTTTGGCTATCGTTTGCTTTAATACAGTGGAAATTAGGTAGACTTCAAGCAGATGTTAAAGCTATCGCACTTCAAATCATAGATAGTGGAGCGGATCTTCAACATTGGGAAGAAGATACTAAAATAAGAAAGCAGCGGGTAGCTGTTCTTAATAAATTTAGAGAACAATTAAATTCTCCTCAACCTCAAACAAAAAAAGTACCAAAGAGATTTATAATAGATACTACATTAAAAGCAAGGGATGCCATTAGTTATCAGTTGCTTTCAGGGGAATATATTATCTTTAAAGTTATTGGGATTATTGAACAATGGACTGGTGACAGATATCCTTTATTAGAATTATGTGATTGGAAAGGTATAGAAATTCCTTCAAGAGATGAAATCAATACTTTAAAGTTACTGAAAGAACCATCTATTGACGGAGACGAAATGTTCCGTAAGATAGCAATTCTCCCTAAAGGGAAAAGAGATGACCCTACTAAACGAATTAGATTAGTTGCTGAAGATGTAAGGATTGCATCAAACATGGAGCCACCATATGTTGTAGCAGTTTGGAAAGAAGTAGATAAATATTTACAGAATAATTATAATCTCGAATAATATTATTAGTGAACAGTTCTAAAAAGGATTGAATAATTTTAGATAAGTAAATAGGTGGGACAAAATGAGTAATATTTTTTTTAGCAAATACCTTTGAAAAAAGACATGTAATTTTCTTTTTAAAACTCCTGATAATAAATCACTTGTTACTCTCTATTTTTTCAGTACATTAAAAATCTCTAAATCAAATTGTCCTTTACACCAATTGACAAGAAAATGAAAAGCAACACAACCAACTACTGCACCTAAAGTATTTAGGATTACATCATCTATATCAGCTTGACGATACGTGTATCCAGCCAACATAGAGATGACAAATTGAGTAAGTTCAATGCCTAAGGATGATAAAATACCAACTAAGAAAACTCTTTTTATTGATTTCATCCTTTTGCTTAATAAAGGAACATATAATCCTAATGGTAATAATAATAGTAAATTACCAAAAGATTGATAAGCACTAAAGTTCGATAAGAATGTAAATGGAATCATATTATTATGTAAATAATTTTCTTGGGCTTCATAATTAATTGTGGTTTTATCATAAGGAATTGGAAAAATTGTTATTGAGATAACACATGCTACATAAATAGCAAACGTGAATTGAACAATATTTTTCATAAAGGTATTTCTTTTGAAATTTTTTTAAAGTAAATCGCGAAAATTATAAAGAACAAAAGAAATGGAAGTTTAGGGTCAAGCACATAAATCACCTCCTCTGTTAAATAATAACATAATAGATTGTTGACGAAACGTCAACAAATTTCCTGTGCGAAAAATATCAAATTTGGTGGTATGCTAATAAGTGTTTAACATTTTAGCTACTAATAATTCTCTATCCATAAAGTAAAGAATAAAGATACCATTTCAACCGGAGAAAAAAAGTTATCATCAATATGTCGCTATTTAACTTAGCATCGGAAAAAGGTAAATATTATGATTGAAGGTTTTGCTGTATTAGCTTCTATTTATTACCTATTTATTGCATTGTTTTTATTTTAACGCTGGTGTCATTGTTAAAGAAGATAAAGTATGAAGAAAATACAACTTATAATACCGTTTGTCTCACAGTTTCATTTGTACTAATCATAATGACAATTGCTGCACTTACTACTCTTGATTAAGGTTATCGTATTATAGTATTGGAGACTGCAAGAATTATGGATTATAAAAACCTCACGTTTTAGAAAGATGGCTAATCTATTCCAAGTAGTAGCTTTAATTATTTAGTGTACAATAATCTTTTTAACAGATGTTGTGTTTAATTGATCCGAAAAGGGATTCCATAATAATTAAGGAATCCTTTTCTTGTGCCAAAAAATTGGCGATTTATGCTGAATATGACGTGATTGCTCATTAAAGGAAGGCTAATTTACATGCCGTTTTTTACTTTGCAATTTTGTAACGAAACACAGCTTTTCTAGTCTTACTTATGAAAGGAGGTAGAAAGTGACAGAGTTTGAGCGTATTTACCATTTATATTTTCGAGAAGTTTATTCGTTTGTATTATTGCTAAGTCGTAACGAAACGATTGCAGAAGAAATTACACAAGAAACTTTTTTCAAGGCTTTAAAAAACATAGATACATTTAAAGGAAATTGCAAACTTAGTGTTTGGCTTTGTCAAATCGCTAAAAATACATATTTTACGTATCACGACAAGCAAAAACGGTTTGACACAAATGTAATACCTGAAGAAGTAAGCCAGAAGAGTATGGAAGAAATGATATTAAGAAAAGAAGATAATATTCGCTTGCATAAGGTTTTGCATCACTTAGAAGAACCTTATAAAGAAGTTTTTACATTAAGAGTATTTGGAGAGCTTTCTTTTAAAGAAATAAGTGAGATTTTTGAGAAAACGGAAAGTTGGGCGAGAGTCACCTTTCACCGAGCTAAACGCAAGATTCAGGACTTGTTAAAGGAGGAGTAGGAAATGAGCGAAGGTAGGAAAGTATCTTGTGACATAATTAACGATATACTGCCGTTGTATTACGACAATGTATGTAGTGATGCTAGCAAAAAAATGGTAGA
This window encodes:
- a CDS encoding RNA polymerase sigma factor, with protein sequence MTEFERIYHLYFREVYSFVLLLSRNETIAEEITQETFFKALKNIDTFKGNCKLSVWLCQIAKNTYFTYHDKQKRFDTNVIPEEVSQKSMEEMILRKEDNIRLHKVLHHLEEPYKEVFTLRVFGELSFKEISEIFEKTESWARVTFHRAKRKIQDLLKEE
- a CDS encoding DUF4188 domain-containing protein; the encoded protein is MTNHIYTGRYTIDNTEDIVVFIIGMRINKRLAMHKWLPVFSAMPGMIKELYTNKEELGFLSMESYFGMKTTAMIQYWRSVEDLLAYAHNEKHLTAWKSFNQKVGNNDAVGIYHETYQISKGNYEAIYANMPHYGLGKALNHIPITPDRNSAHKRLNIQ
- a CDS encoding PadR family transcriptional regulator, with the translated sequence MKSYNATTYAILGILTTDCKSGYAIKQFIDQSLNHFWKISYGQIYPALKLIAQEELAEVRTSSGTGKPDSNEYYLTSKGLEVLKNWLVKPIEHLPTERNEVLLKLFFGRYQDRENKVLLLQNYKQELEERYQTYLSIEQAIINHTDNDEDSIYWLCTLDYGKRTTKAAIDWCEYTLNKFL
- a CDS encoding VanZ family protein, which codes for MKNIVQFTFAIYVACVISITIFPIPYDKTTINYEAQENYLHNNMIPFTFLSNFSAYQSFGNLLLLLPLGLYVPLLSKRMKSIKRVFLVGILSSLGIELTQFVISMLAGYTYRQADIDDVILNTLGAVVGCVAFHFLVNWCKGQFDLEIFNVLKK